One Gloeocapsopsis sp. IPPAS B-1203 genomic window, GCATTAGGATTAGGTGTTAAGGGTGAAGAATTTGATGCTTCGCAATTGCGTTATCACCACATTGTCATTATGACTGATGCTGATGTTGATGGAGCGCATATCAGAACACTCTTATTAACTTTCTTTTATCGCTATCAGCGCGAACTGATCGATCAAGGTTATATTTACATTGCTTGTCCCCCACTATATAAAGTAGAACGCGGGCGCAATCACTACTACTGCTATAGCGAACGCGAACTGCAAAACTTGATTCGGCACGAGTTCCCTGACAATGCTAACTATACAATTCAACGCTTTAAAGGGTTGGGTGAAATGATGCCTGAGCAACTATGGGCAACAACAATGAACCCTGAAACGCGCACGATGAAACGAGTCGAGATTGAAGACGCTGCCGAAGCTGATCGCATCTTTACGATTTTGATGGGCGATCGCGTCGCCCCACGTCGTGAGTTTATTGAAACTTACGGTTCTCGCCTAAATCTTGCTGAACTTGATATCTAAGCTGCTAAATAAGTAGTATTTTACACATGAGGAGAAAAGTCTCAAGGCTTTCTCCTTTTTTGTTTCCTTGGTTTTCTTGCGTAACTACATAAACTTAGAGTAGTTTAATTGTGTGACAAAAAATTTAATAAGCACCTTTACCTGTAATCACAACCATAACGGTTTGCCAGATAATATATAGATCTAACCATAAAGACCAGCGATCGCGATAAATCATATCTAAGTGCAGCATATATTCAAAGCTCACCTCACTACGTCCACTAATCTGCCACAAACCAGTGACCCCAGGCATGAGTTCTAAACGTTTTATAAAAGTATTGCGATGGTTTTTGATGGCTAGAGTACAATCGCGTAATTGCAGAGGACGCGGACCTACTAAGCTCATATGACCTTGAACAACGTTAAATAGTTGTGGCAACTCATCTAAACTAGTCCGTCGCAAGAATTTACCAACGCGGGTGATACGAGGATCTTCTTTCATTTTAAAGAGTACTCCACCGTCTGATTCATTTAAATGCTCTAGCTCTTGCAAAAGTTGCTCAGCATTCACTACCATAGTGCGAAATTTCCAGATCAAGAAAGGTTTTCCACCGCGCCCCAAACGTTCTTGCCGAAAGAAAATTGATCCTTTTGAGTCTAGAGAAATCACAAGTGCGATCGCAAGCATCAAAGGACTCAGCAGAAGTATTCCTACACCAGCGCCCAAAATGTCAATAATTCGCTTACTAACAAGTTGCAACGTATATCGTGGGTGACTGACAAAACTAAGTTGCATAGTACAGTAAACCCTTAACAGTCTAGTTGACACTTATAGCCAATAGGAAAGG contains:
- a CDS encoding sugar transferase produces the protein MQLSFVSHPRYTLQLVSKRIIDILGAGVGILLLSPLMLAIALVISLDSKGSIFFRQERLGRGGKPFLIWKFRTMVVNAEQLLQELEHLNESDGGVLFKMKEDPRITRVGKFLRRTSLDELPQLFNVVQGHMSLVGPRPLQLRDCTLAIKNHRNTFIKRLELMPGVTGLWQISGRSEVSFEYMLHLDMIYRDRWSLWLDLYIIWQTVMVVITGKGAY